The genomic segment AACCAAGCCTGATGCGCGGATCGGCGACGGCGACGAGCAGGTCGGCAAGGAGATTGCCGATCAGCACGAGGATCGCGGAGAACATGAGCAGCCCCATGACCACCGGGTAGTCGTTGTAGCCGAGACTGTCGAGGAACAGCCGGCCCATACCCGGCCATGTGAAGACCGTCTCGGTGACGAGCGCGCCGGACAGGATGGTCGGGATCTGCAGCCCGGCGAGCGTGATCATGGGCAGGAGCGCGTTGCGGATGACGTGCTTGAAGAGCACGCGGCGCCAGGCGAGCCCCTTGGCCTTGGCCGTTCGCACGAAATCCTGGTTGATGACGTCGAGCGTGGCGGTGCGCATATAACGGCTCCACACCGCCACATTGACGAGCGCGAGCACCACCGTCGGCATGATGAGATGGATGGCGTAGTCGCCGAGCGAGCCGTCGCCGATGGTGTACATGTTGCCCGCCGGCAGCCAGCCGAGCTTGAGCGAGAAGATGTAGATGGCGACGAGGCCGAACCAGAAGGTCGGGATCGACAGGGCCACCATGGCACCCACCGTCGCGGCGTAGTCGAACATGGAATAGCGCTTCGTCGCGCCCTTCACGCCCACCCAGGTTCCGATGGCGATGGACAGCGCCGTCGACGAGCCCATGAGCAGGAGCGTGGCGAAGAGGTGGCCGCCAATCACCTCCAGCACCGGCCTGTTGTCGCGGTAGGAGCGCCCCCAGTCGCCTTGCAGGAGGTTCCAGAACCAGTCGAGATACTGGACGGGCAGGGGCCGGTCGAGGCCCATCTGGTGCGCGATGCGCTCAAGCTCGGCCTGGGTCATTCCGGGCGTCAGCGCATATTGCGAGAGCGGCCCGCCGGGGGCGAGATTGAGCACCGCGAAACCGATGATCGAGACCAGCAGCAACAGCACGAGGCTCTGCCACAGGCGCGCGAGGAGATAGCGCAGCATGGCTGTCGTCTCCCAAGGACATGACGGGGCCCGGCGCGAGCCGGGCCCCGATTGGGGCCGTTACGCCCAGTGCCAGGTTCCCACATTCCAGGAATCGATGCGGACGTTCACATTGGGCGTGACGCCCTCGACGCCCTCCTTGTGGCCACGCACCGTGGCGTACTGGAACATGGGCAGGAAGGGCAGGTCGTGGCGCATGATCTCCTGGATCTTCAGGTAGACCTCCTTGCGCTTCTCCGGCACGAACAGCCGTCCGCCCTCCGCCAGGAGCTTGTCCACTTCCGGATTGGCGTACTGCCAGGTGTTCTGCCCCGCACCGCCCTGCGCGGCGATGGAGGTGGACCGGAAATAGTCCGACGTGTCGGGATCGGCGCCGGTCAGGAAGTTGATGCCGACCACGACGCTGTCGAACTGCGACATCATCCAGTACTCGCCCCACATGACCGCCGGCGGCAGGTTGGAGATCGTCATCTCCACACCGATCTCCTTGAAGGACTGCTGCATGAACTGCTGCACCTGCTCGCGGATATGGTTGCCCGCGGTCGTGGAGTTGGAGAACGACAGACGCACACCGTCCTTCTCGCGGATGCCGTCGTCGCCCGGCATCCAGCCCGCCTCGTCGAGCAGCGCATTGGCCTTCTCGATGCTGTACTCGTGCTTGGGCAGGTCCGGATTGTAGTAGAAGGACTGC from the Kaustia mangrovi genome contains:
- a CDS encoding ABC transporter permease; this translates as MLRYLLARLWQSLVLLLLVSIIGFAVLNLAPGGPLSQYALTPGMTQAELERIAHQMGLDRPLPVQYLDWFWNLLQGDWGRSYRDNRPVLEVIGGHLFATLLLMGSSTALSIAIGTWVGVKGATKRYSMFDYAATVGAMVALSIPTFWFGLVAIYIFSLKLGWLPAGNMYTIGDGSLGDYAIHLIMPTVVLALVNVAVWSRYMRTATLDVINQDFVRTAKAKGLAWRRVLFKHVIRNALLPMITLAGLQIPTILSGALVTETVFTWPGMGRLFLDSLGYNDYPVVMGLLMFSAILVLIGNLLADLLVAVADPRIRLG